The following nucleotide sequence is from Halobacterium noricense.
AAGACTCATACATTAGTAGAGAAACTGTCGTCTGTGGTGTCAAACGCAGATACTAGTGCGGTTCTTAGTGATGAACGCAAGTATCGGTATCAACTTCGACGTAGTTGGGATTCCGAGAAACCCACTCTCGCCTTTATCATGCTGAACCCGAGTACTGCTGATGAGGTTGAAGACGACCCCACTATTCGACGTTGTGTCGGATACGCTGAAGACTGGGGTTACGGGGAACTTGTCGTCGGGAATCTCTACGCATATCGCACCTCCGACCCGAACGAACTCAATAAAGTTGAGAATCCAGTCGGCCCAGAGAATGACGAACATCTAGAGGATATTTCCGATGAAGCAGACAAGGTGGTGGTTGCATGGGGAGCAAACGAGGCTGTGGGAGACCGTGAGGTAGAGGTGGCAGAGGCTCTTAATTCTGAACTACATGCACTGGATACAACAAAGCATGGGCATCCGAATCACCCACTGTATCAGCCTAAGGACGTAGAGCCTGAGATCTGGGAACCCAGGGTGAGCGACGAGTAGGAGGTTTGATTCATTCCTGTTCCAAACCTAAAAATAAGTCGAGCTGAGTCCTGTGGAGCAGAATCCCAAACCGATTACACCCAAATCACTCGCGGTAAGTGGTTCGTCTGTACTTAGCGGCCTATACTCGAATCTAGTAGCCGTTGAGGGTCTCACCAGCGCCACACATTTCCACCCGCTATTTAAGTGAGTTGTCCGAGAAATACTCTGTATGAGCACGCTGGCGGACACGATTCACATCGAGAACGTCGTTGCATCCAGCGATATCGGCCAAGAACTTGCCCTCGACCAACTCTCCACAGACCTTCCCGGCGCCGAGTACAACCCCGAGGACTTTCCTGGAATCGTCTACCGCCTCCAGGAGCCGAAGTCAGCCACGCTGATCTTCCGGTCGGGGAAAGTCGTCTGCACCGGCGCGAAAAGCGTCGATGACGTTCACGAAGCCCTCGAGATCGTGTTTGAGGACATCCGCGAGTTAGGCATCGATGTCGACAGTAATCCGCCGATTGAGGTGCAGAATATTGTCTCCAGCGCGAGTCTCGAGCAATCGTTGAACTTGAACGCAATCGCGATCGGGCTGGGCTTAGAGCAAATCGAGTACGAACCCGAGCAGTTCCCTGGCCTCGTCTACCGGCTTGACGACCCCGACGTCGTCGTTCTCCTCTTCGGCAGTGGGAAACTCGTGATTACCGGTGCAAATGAATCTGAGGACGCACAGTCCGCACTGAAACACGTCGAAGACCGCCTCACTGAACTCGGCCTGCTTGAGTGAGTCCACGGAGCTATCGAGCGACTACCACGCGAAGGGGGCAGTGTTGCTGGAGTGAGTGACACCCATCCCGGAACGCTGGAAACGGGCTGTTACTCGGTGAAGTCGACGTACTGGGTTTCCCAGTCGCGACGAGCAGTAATCTCGCGGCGGCCACGCCGGGTGAGAGTATAGGAGTTTGTGCGCTTGTCGAGTTTGCCCTTCTCGAGGAGGCCTTTGTCGACGAGGTCGTCGAGGTTCGGATAGAGTCGGCCGTGATTGATTTCTTGTTCGTAGTAGTCGTCGAGTTCATCCTTGACTGCGAGCCCAT
It contains:
- a CDS encoding DUF1643 domain-containing protein — protein: MRQPKTHTLVEKLSSVVSNADTSAVLSDERKYRYQLRRSWDSEKPTLAFIMLNPSTADEVEDDPTIRRCVGYAEDWGYGELVVGNLYAYRTSDPNELNKVENPVGPENDEHLEDISDEADKVVVAWGANEAVGDREVEVAEALNSELHALDTTKHGHPNHPLYQPKDVEPEIWEPRVSDE
- a CDS encoding TATA-box-binding protein produces the protein MSTLADTIHIENVVASSDIGQELALDQLSTDLPGAEYNPEDFPGIVYRLQEPKSATLIFRSGKVVCTGAKSVDDVHEALEIVFEDIRELGIDVDSNPPIEVQNIVSSASLEQSLNLNAIAIGLGLEQIEYEPEQFPGLVYRLDDPDVVVLLFGSGKLVITGANESEDAQSALKHVEDRLTELGLLE
- a CDS encoding PadR family transcriptional regulator, with the translated sequence MHDLTGFQRDILYVIAGLEQPHGLAVKDELDDYYEQEINHGRLYPNLDDLVDKGLLEKGKLDKRTNSYTLTRRGRREITARRDWETQYVDFTE